The following are from one region of the Hymenobacter sp. YIM 151858-1 genome:
- the secE gene encoding preprotein translocase subunit SecE, giving the protein MDKLSKYFRDTVEEMRYKVTWPSFDELQKSAGLVLIGSIVFAIVVGLMDVTFESLLKAFYNSFR; this is encoded by the coding sequence ATGGATAAGTTGTCGAAATACTTCCGCGATACCGTCGAGGAGATGCGTTATAAGGTAACGTGGCCTTCTTTTGACGAGCTGCAGAAGAGCGCCGGCCTGGTGCTCATCGGCTCCATCGTGTTTGCCATTGTGGTTGGCCTGATGGACGTGACGTTCGAGTCACTGCTGAAGGCATTCTACAACTCGTTCCGCTAA
- the nusG gene encoding transcription termination/antitermination protein NusG, with the protein MGELKWYVVRSVSGQEKKAKQYLETEIHRHGLDELVPQVLIPAEKVYEMRNGKKRVRERSFFPGYILIHADLSHGEVDHIITTTPGVLGFLSDKEGKAANAKPVPLRMSEVNRILGIVDETEEQPAALEVPFVVNETVKVIDGPFNGFSGTVNEVFEERKKLNVIVKIFGRAQPVELSYTQVEKEQ; encoded by the coding sequence ATGGGAGAATTGAAGTGGTACGTGGTTCGTTCGGTGAGCGGCCAAGAGAAAAAAGCAAAACAGTACCTCGAAACCGAAATTCACCGCCACGGCCTTGATGAGCTTGTGCCTCAAGTGCTGATTCCGGCTGAAAAAGTGTACGAGATGCGGAATGGTAAGAAGCGAGTGCGTGAGCGCAGCTTTTTCCCCGGGTACATCCTGATTCACGCAGATCTGTCGCACGGCGAGGTAGACCACATTATCACCACTACTCCCGGCGTGCTGGGCTTCTTGAGTGATAAGGAAGGCAAGGCAGCCAATGCCAAGCCAGTACCGCTGCGCATGAGCGAAGTAAACCGCATCCTTGGCATCGTTGACGAAACGGAGGAGCAGCCGGCAGCGCTGGAAGTACCTTTCGTGGTTAACGAAACCGTGAAGGTAATAGATGGTCCGTTCAACGGCTTCTCGGGCACTGTAAACGAAGTATTCGAAGAGCGCAAGAAGCTGAACGTAATCGTCAAGATTTTCGGCCGTGCTCAGCCAGTAGAGCTGAGCTACACGCAGGTCGAAAAGGAACAATAA
- the rplK gene encoding 50S ribosomal protein L11 — MAKEIKGYLKLQVKGGAANPAPPIGPALGSKGLNIMEFCKQFNARTQDKAGQVLPVLITMYTDKSFDFVVKTPPAPILLMEAAKIQSGSKEPNRNKVGSVTWDQVRQIAETKMPDLNAFKIESAMKLVAGTARSMGLTITGENPLTK; from the coding sequence ATGGCCAAGGAAATCAAAGGTTACCTGAAGCTTCAGGTAAAGGGAGGTGCGGCTAACCCAGCCCCGCCGATTGGACCTGCGCTTGGTTCGAAGGGCTTGAACATCATGGAGTTTTGCAAGCAGTTCAACGCTCGCACCCAGGATAAAGCCGGCCAAGTGTTACCTGTTCTCATCACCATGTACACCGATAAGTCGTTTGACTTTGTGGTGAAGACGCCGCCTGCGCCGATTCTGCTCATGGAAGCAGCTAAGATTCAGAGCGGGTCGAAAGAGCCGAACCGTAACAAGGTTGGCTCGGTGACCTGGGACCAAGTCCGCCAAATCGCCGAAACGAAAATGCCCGACTTGAACGCTTTCAAGATTGAGTCGGCCATGAAGCTCGTAGCTGGCACCGCTCGCAGCATGGGCCTCACCATCACGGGTGAAAACCCCCTCACCAAGTAA
- the rplA gene encoding 50S ribosomal protein L1, which produces MAKVSKKRKDALAKFDLTEVRSLQDAAKVVKEITYTKFDASVDIDVRLGVDPRKADQMVRGVATLPHGTGKTVRVLALVTPDKEAEATAAGADYVGLDDYISKIEKGWTDIDVIITMPAVMAKVGRLGRVLGPRGLMPNPKSGTVTTDVAKAVQEVKAGKIDFKVDKTGIIHTSVGKVSFSEEKLAENAFELIQTLQRLKPSSAKGTYIKSITLSSTMSPGVPVDTAVTSAK; this is translated from the coding sequence ATGGCAAAAGTGAGCAAAAAGCGCAAGGACGCCCTTGCCAAATTCGATCTGACGGAAGTACGGTCGCTGCAGGACGCTGCCAAAGTGGTGAAGGAAATTACCTACACCAAGTTTGACGCTTCGGTAGATATCGACGTACGCCTGGGTGTTGACCCCCGCAAAGCTGACCAAATGGTACGCGGCGTAGCTACGCTGCCCCACGGCACAGGTAAGACGGTTCGTGTACTGGCACTCGTAACCCCGGACAAAGAAGCCGAAGCTACGGCTGCTGGCGCCGATTACGTAGGTCTTGATGATTACATCTCCAAGATCGAAAAAGGCTGGACCGATATCGACGTGATCATCACCATGCCGGCTGTTATGGCCAAAGTGGGCCGCCTAGGTCGTGTACTGGGTCCCCGTGGCCTGATGCCGAACCCCAAGTCGGGTACTGTAACTACGGACGTAGCTAAAGCTGTACAGGAAGTGAAAGCTGGTAAAATTGACTTCAAAGTCGATAAGACCGGTATCATTCACACCTCGGTTGGCAAGGTGTCTTTCAGCGAAGAGAAACTTGCTGAAAACGCTTTCGAACTGATCCAGACTCTGCAGCGTCTGAAGCCTTCGTCGGCTAAAGGGACTTACATCAAGAGCATCACGCTCTCGAGCACGATGAGCCCTGGCGTACCGGTAGACACTGCTGTTACTTCCGCCAAATAA
- the rplJ gene encoding 50S ribosomal protein L10, whose protein sequence is MTKEEKYALVDELAGKFGEYSFFYITDASGMTVAKINEFRRLCYNRGMEYKVYKNTLIRKALDRLSGDTSAMDAALKGQSGILFSQESGSAPAKLLKDFYKSQNYGRGVEPKPVFKGAYLDSDVYVGANQLDTLSTIKGKQELIGDIIGLLQSPAKNVISALSSGGNKLAGILKTLSEKEEAAG, encoded by the coding sequence ATGACGAAGGAAGAAAAATACGCCCTCGTAGATGAGTTGGCCGGTAAGTTCGGCGAATACAGCTTCTTCTACATCACGGATGCTTCGGGCATGACCGTGGCTAAGATCAACGAATTCCGCCGCCTCTGCTACAACCGGGGCATGGAGTACAAGGTCTACAAAAACACGCTGATCCGTAAGGCGCTGGATCGTTTGTCGGGGGATACCTCGGCAATGGATGCTGCCCTGAAAGGCCAGTCGGGCATCCTGTTCTCGCAGGAGTCCGGTTCGGCTCCGGCTAAGCTGCTGAAAGACTTTTACAAGTCGCAGAACTACGGCCGCGGCGTTGAGCCCAAGCCGGTGTTCAAAGGTGCTTACCTGGACAGCGATGTGTACGTTGGTGCTAACCAGCTCGACACGCTCAGCACGATTAAAGGCAAGCAGGAACTCATCGGTGACATCATCGGTCTGCTCCAGTCGCCCGCCAAAAACGTTATCAGCGCTCTGTCGAGCGGTGGCAACAAGCTGGCTGGCATCCTCAAAACCCTTTCGGAAAAAGAAGAGGCCGCAGGCTAA
- the rplL gene encoding 50S ribosomal protein L7/L12, with protein MADLKAFAEQLVSLTVKEVNELATILKDEYGIEPAAAAPVMMAGGGAGAAADAPEEKTSFDVILKSGGAQKLAVVKLVKDLTGLGLKEAKELVDGAPKPLKEGVAKDEAEGLKKQLEEAGAEVEVK; from the coding sequence ATGGCAGATCTGAAAGCATTTGCAGAGCAGCTTGTTAGCCTGACCGTTAAAGAAGTTAACGAACTGGCCACGATTCTGAAGGACGAGTACGGCATCGAGCCGGCAGCTGCTGCTCCGGTAATGATGGCTGGTGGTGGCGCTGGCGCTGCTGCTGACGCTCCCGAAGAGAAGACTTCGTTCGACGTGATCCTGAAGTCGGGTGGTGCTCAGAAACTGGCTGTTGTTAAGCTGGTGAAAGACCTGACCGGCCTGGGCCTGAAAGAAGCCAAAGAACTGGTTGACGGCGCTCCGAAGCCCCTGAAAGAAGGTGTTGCTAAGGATGAGGCTGAAGGCCTGAAGAAGCAACTGGAAGAAGCTGGTGCTGAAGTAGAGGTTAAGTAA